In the genome of Enterococcus hirae ATCC 9790, one region contains:
- a CDS encoding type 1 glutamine amidotransferase yields the protein MPNYELNIAHLYGNLMNTYGDNGNLLMLKYVAKKFGVTCHTEIVSLHEPFEADKYDLVFFGGGQDYEQLIISKDIQEKKAALTNYIENDGVMLAICGGYQFLGHYYVGANGEKIQGISALDHYTLSQENNRFIGDIVIYNEEFNETYYGFENHNGRTFLGEGERPLGKVVQGHGNNGEDQSEGVIYKNVFGSYFHGPILARNENLAERLIRLALKQRYGTELDLPVESLA from the coding sequence ATGCCTAATTATGAACTGAATATCGCCCATCTTTACGGTAATTTGATGAATACTTACGGAGACAACGGCAATCTATTGATGCTTAAATATGTCGCTAAAAAATTCGGTGTGACCTGTCATACCGAAATTGTCAGTCTGCATGAACCATTTGAAGCAGATAAATATGATTTAGTCTTTTTTGGTGGCGGACAAGATTATGAGCAACTGATCATTTCAAAAGATATCCAAGAAAAAAAAGCAGCACTAACAAACTACATTGAAAATGATGGTGTGATGTTAGCTATCTGTGGCGGGTACCAATTCCTTGGACACTATTATGTGGGTGCCAATGGAGAAAAAATCCAAGGAATCAGTGCCTTAGACCATTACACCTTAAGTCAAGAAAATAATCGTTTTATCGGCGATATCGTTATCTATAATGAAGAGTTTAATGAAACCTATTATGGTTTTGAAAACCACAATGGGCGGACATTCTTAGGGGAAGGCGAACGACCTTTAGGAAAAGTCGTTCAAGGTCACGGAAATAATGGTGAAGACCAATCCGAAGGCGTCATTTATAAAAATGTTTTTGGCTCTTATTTCCACGGACCGATTCTTGCCCGAAATGAGAATCTTGCGGAACGATTGATTCGTTTAGCACTTAAACAACGTTATGGAACAGAACTTGATTTACCAGTCGAATCTTTAGCATAA
- a CDS encoding peptidoglycan amidohydrolase family protein, with the protein MNKSNWNKRDNEYRKIFLSSSLNQSIKRSVTNKMLVPFRKKRRKFLAVQPNKWHFFRSLMVLSCVLLFLLTIGITSVIYSSVPNINEFELTNIWTYMTHLDVEKNRVLRQQHNIIKINGQIGMTQDMNLISNIDELLSYLGICYENVELENPVIKAKIHEIHDNLWSLHAKGNEATLTTKYFTQIIEWTEELKERLNVGSTIGRYRQLMELQSPFKEDHRLMVNQRYGYFLDGQEKKLFQGIQLQAEKNIELYAPMAGKTTVTDQSIVIQFNNRQLVLKNVSPLVNHDQEVVSGELIGTVAKENEVTIEYSKNGQSVNPSFYFEEVAYSETFQLDSGNQNTSFDEWTFRQLILLKCHAFSDRADKILQEAKRNGISPVILAAIMIHESAWGTSKGILEKNNPAGLMNDQGLISYRTLDEGIEATGRTLKKLIIDQQRVTVEQLGAVYCPIDATNDPMGLNRYWVPAIKQLMVQLGGKQEMGLLWERFSDFHEALLAKAQSLHQKGVYYSQGNQRGVFPYHDCSSYVIWVLNEMGLNVPLGNTETLYGLEGQLLYPINYSEVQAGDLFIWGEKGNSSGDFGHTGFFLDAGGKTIIHCTPATKKGFSQNGDVVITPFAGYYGDPQLAPVYFYRIVGSG; encoded by the coding sequence ATGAATAAATCTAATTGGAACAAACGAGACAACGAGTATCGGAAAATTTTTCTATCAAGTAGCTTGAATCAATCGATAAAACGGAGCGTTACAAATAAAATGTTAGTTCCCTTCAGAAAAAAGCGTCGTAAGTTCTTAGCTGTTCAGCCCAATAAATGGCATTTTTTTAGATCACTCATGGTTCTTAGTTGTGTATTACTATTCTTACTGACGATAGGGATAACCAGTGTCATTTATTCGAGTGTACCCAATATCAATGAATTTGAATTAACAAATATTTGGACGTACATGACTCATTTGGATGTTGAAAAAAATCGAGTGCTTCGTCAGCAGCATAACATTATTAAAATCAACGGACAGATAGGGATGACACAAGACATGAATTTGATTTCTAATATTGATGAATTATTGTCTTATTTGGGTATTTGTTATGAGAATGTGGAACTCGAAAATCCAGTAATCAAAGCGAAAATCCATGAGATCCATGATAACTTATGGTCCCTTCATGCAAAAGGGAACGAAGCAACATTAACAACAAAATATTTTACTCAGATTATTGAATGGACAGAAGAATTGAAAGAACGATTGAATGTTGGTTCAACGATTGGTCGTTATCGTCAATTGATGGAACTACAATCGCCATTTAAGGAAGATCATCGATTAATGGTCAATCAAAGATATGGTTACTTTCTCGATGGCCAAGAAAAAAAGCTATTTCAGGGAATCCAATTACAAGCTGAGAAAAATATAGAATTATATGCTCCGATGGCTGGGAAAACGACTGTGACTGATCAGTCAATCGTGATCCAATTCAATAATCGACAGCTTGTCTTAAAGAATGTTTCACCATTAGTCAATCATGACCAAGAAGTCGTTTCGGGAGAATTGATTGGAACTGTAGCGAAAGAAAATGAAGTAACCATTGAATATTCCAAAAATGGACAATCAGTAAATCCAAGTTTTTATTTTGAAGAAGTAGCATATTCGGAAACATTCCAATTAGACTCTGGTAATCAAAACACGTCATTTGATGAATGGACATTTCGGCAATTAATTCTGCTTAAGTGTCATGCGTTTAGCGATCGAGCAGATAAAATTTTACAAGAAGCAAAAAGAAACGGCATCTCACCGGTGATCTTAGCGGCGATCATGATTCATGAAAGTGCCTGGGGAACTAGTAAAGGAATCTTAGAAAAAAATAACCCAGCTGGTCTAATGAATGATCAAGGTTTAATTTCATATCGTACGTTAGACGAAGGAATCGAAGCAACTGGTCGAACACTTAAAAAGCTGATTATTGACCAGCAACGAGTAACTGTCGAACAATTAGGAGCGGTCTATTGTCCGATTGATGCGACAAATGATCCCATGGGGCTCAATCGTTATTGGGTGCCTGCGATCAAACAATTAATGGTGCAATTGGGTGGAAAGCAAGAGATGGGATTGCTGTGGGAGCGATTCTCTGACTTTCATGAGGCTCTTTTAGCTAAAGCACAAAGTCTTCATCAAAAAGGTGTGTATTATTCTCAGGGAAACCAAAGAGGCGTATTTCCTTATCACGATTGCTCGTCTTACGTAATTTGGGTGTTGAATGAAATGGGACTAAATGTACCGTTGGGAAATACAGAAACACTTTATGGTTTGGAAGGACAACTTCTCTATCCGATCAACTATTCCGAAGTACAAGCAGGTGACTTATTTATTTGGGGAGAAAAAGGTAATTCGTCGGGCGATTTTGGGCATACAGGATTCTTTTTAGATGCTGGTGGAAAAACGATTATTCACTGTACACCCGCTACGAAAAAAGGATTTAGTCAAAATGGTGATGTCGTCATTACTCCATTTGCAGGGTATTATGGTGATCCACAACTGGCACCAGTTTACTTTTATCGAATCGTAGGGAGCGGGTAA
- a CDS encoding VirB4-like conjugal transfer ATPase, CD1110 family, with protein sequence MYSFDAKTKEKRGQYQKKLAPKRNVQDLLRYEKMFESGICEIVPNYYSKSVRFSDVNYQIAQQDEQLLIFQRYGELLNSLDDTIHLTITILKKRVELDEMTDKLFYESKGDQHDSYREEVNQMLLQKINEGENRFTKENYLTFSTPANHLEQAKQLLGRIEKNLIGNLEEIGSTVDPLDGLKRLKLVNQLLKSSEHFQFNYSDLVFNHLSTKAVIAPSSFNFKKKNYFEINEEYAQILYLKDYPARLSDKLMAELMEIPEEITLSIHIDPVGAEQANHLVQIKKAYMEGDKVAAQRKATQKGYDPYTSIPYELTNSINEANLLLDDLLKEGQNLFFVSVFVYFRTNTKEKLTDIAERVLSIARKNGCGFHYLDYLQLEGMNSVLPFGKNWITTRRTLTTASAAIFIPFTAQELDHEEGKYYGMNELTKNVVRINRKRLNTPSGMILGSSGSGKGVAKKYEEITTLLKNPTDEIISIDPEDEDTLIGQTFDAQIVKIAPNTDTFINLLDITDDLSGEVDPVKLKSDFLLTAFEALIGGQSGLNSAQRSIIDRVTRLTYFNYFHSQDKQMPTLAKEWFTLLKEQPEKEAQALVLDLELYIEGSLAIFSHTTNIELNKRFIIYNTKELGSQLKTFGMMVVLEQVWNRVVRNRDRGITTWIYIDEMQLMLNDPYCENYFFELWSRIRKWGAIPTGITQNVETLLLSDKARRMLSNTEFIIMLKQAKSDLDELSTLFRLSTQQQKHLIHPPKGAGLIRAGHAIVPFSNTVDSTTRLYELITTDPEERIKRKQEQSDE encoded by the coding sequence ATTTATTCGTTTGATGCAAAAACAAAAGAAAAAAGAGGGCAATATCAAAAAAAGTTAGCGCCAAAGCGTAATGTCCAAGATTTGTTGCGTTATGAAAAAATGTTTGAAAGTGGCATTTGTGAAATTGTACCTAATTATTATTCCAAAAGTGTTCGATTTTCAGATGTGAATTATCAAATTGCTCAACAAGATGAACAATTGCTGATATTCCAAAGGTACGGTGAACTATTGAACAGTCTTGATGATACGATCCATCTAACAATCACGATCTTAAAAAAAAGAGTTGAGCTTGATGAGATGACGGATAAGCTTTTTTATGAGAGTAAAGGCGATCAACATGATAGCTATCGTGAAGAAGTCAATCAGATGCTTCTTCAAAAAATCAATGAAGGGGAGAATCGTTTTACAAAAGAAAACTATTTGACTTTCAGTACTCCAGCCAATCACTTAGAGCAGGCAAAACAATTATTGGGACGAATCGAAAAGAATTTAATCGGAAATTTGGAAGAAATTGGCTCAACGGTTGACCCATTAGACGGTTTAAAGCGTCTAAAATTGGTCAATCAGTTGTTGAAATCATCGGAACACTTTCAATTTAACTATTCCGATTTAGTCTTTAATCATCTTTCAACAAAAGCTGTGATTGCTCCTTCCAGTTTTAATTTTAAAAAGAAAAACTATTTTGAAATCAATGAGGAATATGCCCAGATTCTTTACCTAAAAGACTATCCAGCTAGATTGTCAGATAAACTCATGGCAGAATTGATGGAAATACCCGAAGAAATCACGTTATCGATCCACATTGATCCAGTCGGGGCTGAGCAAGCCAATCATCTGGTTCAAATAAAAAAAGCCTATATGGAAGGAGACAAAGTCGCTGCTCAAAGAAAAGCAACTCAAAAAGGCTACGATCCTTATACAAGTATTCCATATGAATTAACCAATAGTATCAATGAAGCTAATTTATTATTAGATGATTTGTTAAAAGAAGGACAGAATTTATTTTTCGTTTCGGTTTTTGTCTATTTCAGAACAAACACAAAAGAAAAATTGACTGATATAGCCGAACGAGTTTTGAGTATTGCCAGAAAAAATGGTTGTGGCTTTCATTATTTGGATTATCTACAACTAGAAGGGATGAACTCCGTCCTTCCATTTGGAAAAAATTGGATAACAACCCGCCGAACATTGACTACAGCAAGTGCAGCTATTTTTATTCCATTTACTGCGCAAGAACTTGACCACGAGGAGGGTAAATACTATGGAATGAATGAGCTAACGAAAAATGTAGTTCGGATCAATCGGAAACGGTTGAATACCCCAAGTGGAATGATTTTAGGTAGTTCAGGCTCAGGAAAAGGGGTAGCCAAAAAATATGAAGAAATTACTACACTACTAAAAAATCCAACAGACGAAATCATCTCGATTGATCCTGAAGATGAAGATACATTAATTGGGCAAACTTTTGATGCGCAAATTGTTAAAATTGCACCAAATACCGATACATTTATCAATCTATTGGATATCACAGATGATTTAAGTGGGGAGGTTGATCCAGTAAAATTAAAATCCGACTTTTTGTTAACAGCATTTGAAGCTTTGATCGGTGGACAATCGGGTTTGAATTCCGCACAACGTTCCATCATTGATCGTGTGACTCGCTTGACTTATTTTAACTATTTTCATTCTCAGGACAAGCAAATGCCAACATTAGCGAAGGAATGGTTTACGTTGCTCAAAGAACAGCCGGAAAAAGAAGCGCAGGCACTAGTATTAGACTTAGAATTATATATTGAAGGTTCTTTAGCGATTTTTTCCCATACGACAAATATTGAGTTAAATAAGCGTTTTATCATCTACAACACCAAAGAGTTAGGAAGTCAGTTAAAAACATTTGGGATGATGGTGGTTTTAGAGCAAGTATGGAATCGGGTGGTACGTAATCGGGATCGAGGGATCACTACGTGGATTTACATTGATGAAATGCAGTTGATGCTAAATGATCCTTACTGTGAAAATTATTTTTTTGAATTATGGAGTCGTATCCGAAAGTGGGGAGCAATTCCTACAGGGATCACGCAAAATGTGGAGACGTTACTGCTTTCAGATAAAGCACGGAGGATGCTAAGCAACACTGAATTTATCATTATGCTAAAACAGGCTAAAAGTGATCTGGACGAACTTTCTACTCTTTTTCGTCTTTCTACTCAACAACAAAAACACTTGATCCATCCGCCAAAAGGTGCAGGGTTGATACGTGCAGGTCATGCAATCGTGCCTTTTTCTAATACCGTTGATTCAACCACAAGATTATATGAATTAATCACGACTGATCCCGAGGAACGGATAAAAAGAAAACAGGAACAATCCGATGAATAA
- a CDS encoding PrgI family protein — translation MIEVPIRKEILTYQEKLFFGVSLRQFISAVVTLLLIVPLGILNYVSWKYPIDDIGIVFMVLSAPILSVGWLTPNHLPLEKYVQIRWNYFQLANYYTYPIVEELYSNAMVGQRSKRAERKQVEYGN, via the coding sequence ATGATTGAAGTACCAATTCGAAAAGAAATTTTAACCTACCAAGAAAAATTGTTTTTTGGCGTTTCGTTAAGACAATTTATCTCTGCTGTTGTAACGTTGCTTTTGATCGTTCCTCTGGGCATTTTAAATTATGTCAGTTGGAAGTATCCGATTGATGATATCGGGATCGTTTTTATGGTACTCAGTGCCCCTATCTTGTCAGTGGGCTGGCTGACACCTAATCACTTACCTTTAGAAAAGTATGTGCAGATTCGATGGAATTATTTTCAATTGGCGAATTATTATACTTATCCTATTGTAGAGGAGTTGTATTCAAATGCCATGGTGGGTCAAAGGAGTAAGCGTGCCGAAAGAAAACAAGTTGAGTACGGAAACTAA
- a CDS encoding immunoglobulin-like domain-containing protein: MVKRSIVVDQLSKKNLGRIKYGLLFLFISGSITGITSIYLSHNQEKTVASKQKQVANIIDTKNLEKEEIPTHYFLEEDHDPAIAVMEQFDYFSSKTEGTELPLQQLEHEVAQLVVAFAKEKKKTEVTTLETSKERADSKQAPVYEAPPVSIEKEKNRESDQTTWQKPQISLASTYMVIEQYSKFEPADYFEILMGNDALPTVKHNFIDTSKLGEQKFTIRVTDSAGMFTDATIYFFVNSLPKINLKQTTMYQQIGVPVDLLAGVSAMDQEDEDLTAKIEVETNLDINKEGSYEVLYSVNDRHGAQAKTKAFIKIENDAPVIHIPEWIDHQINQELNIFDYVKAWDREDGDISLTKTNILETNFDSNKEGKYFFRIGNVQDRYGKYAEERRLLVQVTNEAPKIIQADLQVNVFSALKKEDYFAQLVVSDREDPLERLNIEIDEAAWNRIDTSKLRKYLLPLKVTDTNGKTTSGYGKITVINEPPRFIGIADKVLAIGEAFDPLAGIEVYDKEETLSLTDVEVTENVDVNKPGTYTVSLSISDSFERVHASYQVTIMNQQAIEKEKE, from the coding sequence ATGGTGAAACGTTCAATCGTTGTAGATCAGTTATCGAAAAAGAATCTAGGCAGGATAAAATATGGACTTTTGTTCCTTTTTATCAGTGGAAGTATCACAGGAATTACTAGCATCTACCTAAGTCACAATCAGGAAAAAACAGTAGCAAGTAAACAAAAACAAGTAGCAAATATCATTGATACAAAAAACTTAGAAAAAGAAGAAATACCCACTCATTATTTTCTTGAAGAGGATCATGATCCGGCAATCGCAGTCATGGAACAATTTGACTATTTTAGTTCTAAAACTGAGGGAACGGAATTGCCACTTCAACAACTAGAGCATGAGGTAGCGCAATTAGTCGTTGCCTTTGCTAAAGAAAAAAAGAAAACAGAAGTCACAACTTTAGAAACTTCAAAAGAAAGAGCGGATAGTAAACAAGCCCCAGTCTATGAGGCCCCTCCAGTTTCTATTGAAAAAGAAAAGAATCGTGAGAGTGACCAAACGACTTGGCAGAAACCACAAATTTCACTAGCATCCACTTACATGGTCATTGAGCAATATAGTAAATTTGAACCAGCAGACTATTTTGAGATTCTCATGGGTAACGACGCTCTTCCCACAGTCAAACATAATTTTATTGACACGTCGAAGCTGGGCGAGCAAAAATTTACGATCCGTGTCACCGACTCGGCAGGAATGTTTACAGATGCCACCATCTACTTTTTTGTTAATAGCTTACCGAAAATCAACTTGAAGCAGACGACAATGTACCAGCAGATCGGTGTACCAGTTGATTTGTTAGCAGGAGTATCCGCAATGGACCAAGAAGATGAGGATTTAACCGCAAAGATTGAAGTCGAAACAAATCTAGATATCAACAAAGAAGGAAGCTATGAGGTGCTTTATTCTGTCAATGATCGACATGGGGCTCAAGCGAAAACGAAAGCGTTTATCAAAATTGAAAATGATGCACCGGTAATCCATATACCCGAATGGATTGACCATCAGATAAATCAAGAGTTGAATATTTTCGACTATGTGAAAGCTTGGGATAGGGAAGACGGAGATATCTCATTAACTAAAACCAATATCTTAGAAACTAATTTTGATTCCAATAAAGAAGGAAAATATTTCTTTAGGATTGGCAATGTGCAAGATCGATATGGAAAATATGCAGAGGAGAGGCGACTTCTCGTACAAGTAACGAATGAAGCCCCTAAAATCATCCAGGCGGATCTTCAAGTCAATGTTTTCTCTGCTTTGAAGAAAGAAGATTATTTTGCACAACTGGTTGTTTCAGATCGAGAAGATCCGTTAGAACGATTAAATATTGAAATAGATGAAGCAGCATGGAATCGGATCGATACATCTAAATTAAGAAAATATTTGCTTCCTCTTAAAGTCACTGATACAAATGGCAAAACAACCAGTGGTTATGGGAAAATCACGGTCATCAATGAACCACCACGATTTATAGGCATAGCCGATAAGGTGCTAGCTATTGGAGAGGCATTTGATCCGCTAGCAGGAATTGAGGTTTACGACAAAGAAGAAACATTATCTTTAACAGATGTCGAAGTGACTGAAAACGTCGATGTCAACAAACCAGGAACTTACACTGTCAGTTTGAGTATCAGTGATTCTTTTGAGCGGGTACATGCTAGTTACCAAGTAACCATTATGAATCAACAAGCGATAGAAAAGGAGAAAGAATAA
- the rbsU gene encoding ribose/proton symporter RbsU — MNTTALLIGLGPLLGWGLYPTIASKIGGRPVNQILGSTLGTLIFAIVFALYKGMELPTGSDLTFSILSGVGWAIAQIITFQSFTLIGSSRAMPITTAFQLLGASLWGVFALGNWPGATAKVLGAFALVLIILGAWMTVWTEKKNTEGSNLLKKAVLLLAVGEIGYWAYSAAPQATSIDGMHAFLPQAIGMVIVAVVYSAVLSFKEKSAFVEVVSYKHIFSGFFFAFAALTYLISAQPDMNGLATGFILSQTSVVLATLTGIWFLGQKKTKKEMTVTVIGLVLILAAATITVMI, encoded by the coding sequence ATGAATACTACCGCGCTTTTAATTGGCTTAGGCCCACTACTTGGTTGGGGGTTATATCCTACGATCGCATCTAAGATCGGGGGACGTCCGGTCAATCAAATTTTAGGTTCAACATTAGGAACATTGATTTTTGCAATTGTTTTTGCTTTATATAAAGGAATGGAGTTACCAACAGGATCTGACCTGACTTTTTCAATCTTATCTGGTGTTGGTTGGGCAATCGCCCAAATCATTACATTCCAATCCTTTACCTTGATTGGTTCTTCTCGTGCAATGCCTATTACTACTGCTTTTCAATTATTAGGGGCTTCATTGTGGGGCGTGTTTGCTTTAGGAAATTGGCCAGGCGCTACTGCGAAAGTCTTGGGTGCCTTTGCTTTAGTTTTGATTATTTTAGGTGCTTGGATGACTGTTTGGACTGAAAAGAAAAATACAGAAGGCAGTAACTTATTGAAAAAAGCGGTCCTTTTGTTAGCAGTAGGTGAAATCGGCTACTGGGCTTATTCCGCAGCTCCTCAAGCAACTTCAATTGATGGAATGCATGCCTTTTTACCTCAAGCAATTGGTATGGTAATCGTTGCTGTTGTTTATTCAGCTGTTTTAAGTTTTAAAGAAAAATCAGCGTTTGTCGAAGTGGTCTCTTATAAACATATTTTTTCAGGATTTTTCTTTGCCTTCGCTGCTTTAACTTATTTAATTTCAGCTCAACCAGATATGAATGGGTTAGCAACAGGGTTTATTCTTTCTCAAACATCCGTAGTATTAGCGACACTGACTGGTATTTGGTTCCTAGGACAAAAGAAAACCAAGAAAGAAATGACTGTTACAGTTATTGGACTAGTCTTGATTTTAGCTGCTGCTACGATCACTGTAATGATCTAA
- the rbsD gene encoding D-ribose pyranase, with amino-acid sequence MKKSKVINSDISRVIAQMGHFDTLSIGDAGMPVPMTTEKIDLAVDNGIPSFMEVLNNVLEELEVQRIYLAEEIKSENPKVLSEIQQRLPETPITFIPHSKMKADLNQCHAFIRTGEMTPYANIILESGVVF; translated from the coding sequence ATGAAAAAATCAAAAGTAATCAATTCAGATATCTCTCGTGTAATCGCACAAATGGGACATTTTGACACATTAAGTATCGGTGATGCAGGTATGCCCGTGCCGATGACAACTGAAAAAATCGATTTGGCTGTGGATAATGGTATTCCAAGCTTTATGGAAGTCTTGAACAATGTGCTTGAAGAGTTAGAAGTTCAACGTATTTATTTAGCTGAAGAAATCAAGTCAGAAAACCCTAAAGTATTATCGGAAATTCAACAACGGCTACCTGAAACACCTATTACTTTTATCCCTCATAGTAAAATGAAAGCTGATTTGAATCAGTGTCATGCGTTTATTCGCACAGGGGAAATGACACCTTATGCTAATATTATTTTAGAAAGCGGCGTCGTTTTTTAA
- the rbsK gene encoding ribokinase produces MNTVTVIGSINLDRTIRVKHMPKPGETIHTKETFSAGGGKGANQAVAARRSEATTHFIGAIGTDEAGKTMAELLEQEEINLQGVATLENQATGQAYIIVDDAGENSIMIHAGANNAFTPEQVRQNKAIIEKSDFIIAQFESAVESTIEAFNLAKEVGVKTILNPAPALENVPEELLKVTDMIIPNETETEILTGISITDEESLKQAAAHLHQLGIEVVIITIGSKGAFYSIKNSKNGIVPAFKVNAVDTTAAGDTFIGAMSSMLATDFSNLEEAITYGNKASSLTVQRFGAQPSIPYKQELN; encoded by the coding sequence ATGAACACTGTAACAGTTATCGGTAGCATTAATTTAGATCGGACCATCCGAGTCAAACATATGCCTAAGCCAGGAGAAACGATCCACACGAAAGAAACATTTTCAGCTGGCGGAGGAAAAGGAGCAAACCAAGCAGTTGCTGCAAGACGTTCAGAAGCTACTACTCATTTTATTGGAGCGATTGGTACCGATGAAGCTGGCAAAACAATGGCTGAGCTTTTAGAACAAGAAGAAATCAATTTACAAGGTGTAGCAACTCTTGAAAACCAAGCGACTGGTCAAGCTTACATCATTGTTGATGATGCTGGGGAAAATAGTATTATGATCCATGCCGGAGCGAACAATGCGTTTACACCAGAACAAGTTAGACAAAACAAAGCGATCATCGAAAAAAGTGATTTTATCATTGCACAGTTTGAAAGCGCTGTAGAAAGTACGATTGAAGCTTTTAACCTAGCAAAAGAGGTTGGAGTAAAAACAATTTTGAATCCTGCCCCAGCATTAGAAAATGTGCCTGAAGAGTTATTGAAAGTAACAGATATGATTATTCCTAATGAAACAGAAACAGAAATTTTAACAGGGATTTCGATTACGGACGAAGAAAGCTTAAAACAGGCTGCAGCTCACTTACATCAATTAGGAATCGAAGTTGTAATTATCACGATCGGAAGTAAAGGCGCATTTTACTCGATTAAAAACAGCAAAAATGGGATCGTGCCAGCGTTCAAAGTGAATGCAGTCGATACGACAGCTGCAGGTGATACATTCATTGGTGCGATGAGTAGCATGTTAGCAACTGATTTTAGTAATTTAGAGGAAGCAATTACCTATGGAAATAAAGCTTCTTCTTTGACTGTTCAACGTTTTGGCGCACAACCTTCTATTCCATATAAACAAGAATTGAATTAA
- the manA gene encoding mannose-6-phosphate isomerase, class I: MQEPMFLKPVFQEKIWGGSRLRSVFGFDIPNDKIGEDWAISAHPHGVSVVENGEYQGQKLDELWQNHKELFGNPTELVFPLLIKILDAEDELSVQVHPDDAYGMKHEGELGKTECWYIIDAEPGAEIIYGHHAKTREELAEMIQEGRWDDLLKKVPVKKGDFFYVPSGTIHAIGKGIMILETQQSSDTTYRVYDYDRKDANGNTRELHIQQSIDVTTVPAITPQIQMKEVRKGNSSIVTYLETEFFNVYEWDIKGITSFKKQAPYTLATVIDGAGELVVNEKIYPLTKGASFILPNDVTEWTVQGELSIIASEPGKASK; encoded by the coding sequence ATGCAAGAACCTATGTTTTTAAAACCAGTTTTTCAAGAAAAGATTTGGGGAGGCAGCCGTTTAAGATCAGTATTTGGATTTGATATACCTAATGATAAAATCGGTGAAGATTGGGCGATCAGCGCACATCCACATGGTGTAAGTGTCGTTGAAAACGGTGAATACCAAGGACAAAAATTAGACGAGTTATGGCAAAACCACAAGGAATTGTTTGGCAACCCAACTGAGCTTGTCTTTCCATTATTAATTAAAATCTTAGATGCAGAAGATGAATTATCAGTACAAGTCCATCCAGATGATGCTTATGGAATGAAGCACGAAGGTGAGTTAGGAAAAACAGAATGTTGGTATATCATTGATGCTGAACCTGGAGCAGAAATCATTTATGGCCATCATGCAAAAACAAGAGAAGAACTTGCTGAGATGATCCAAGAGGGTCGTTGGGATGACTTATTGAAAAAAGTCCCAGTTAAAAAAGGCGACTTTTTCTATGTCCCTAGTGGAACGATCCATGCAATTGGTAAAGGGATCATGATTTTAGAAACGCAACAAAGCTCGGACACGACTTATCGTGTATATGATTATGACCGTAAAGATGCAAATGGCAATACGCGTGAATTGCATATCCAACAATCAATTGATGTGACAACTGTTCCAGCTATTACGCCACAGATTCAAATGAAAGAAGTACGTAAAGGGAATTCTTCGATCGTTACGTATTTAGAGACCGAGTTTTTTAATGTTTATGAATGGGATATCAAAGGAATCACATCATTTAAAAAACAAGCACCTTATACATTAGCGACAGTAATCGATGGGGCAGGAGAGTTAGTTGTTAATGAAAAAATTTACCCATTAACTAAAGGGGCAAGTTTTATTTTACCAAATGATGTGACAGAATGGACGGTTCAAGGAGAGTTATCAATCATTGCCTCTGAACCAGGTAAAGCATCGAAATAA